From Cercospora beticola chromosome 6, complete sequence, a single genomic window includes:
- a CDS encoding uncharacterized protein (CAZy:GH47): MPPSSRRYLSLTLLAIAFFVILSNLSNTHSRSPRRAPPAIDRVLNPGWFKPRFRWRDVKQKHPITNTKLTELPTGPHAEIPRVQHDFEPESLGHTLWRRNRLRAVEEAFRHSWDGYKKNAWLQDEVSPLSGKARNPFGGWGATLVDSLDTLWILGMKNEFESAVAAIKKIDLTTPALLELNVFETTIRYLGGMLAAYDVSGRQYQVLLDKSVELGEMLILAFDTPNRMPVTRWNWKKAALGEDQEPKVHSLLAEIGSLTLEFTRLSQLTGDPKWYDAVARVTDVLEKAQNTTRLPGLWPTFVNARDNDFQRDSTFTLGGMADSLYEYLPKEHIMLAGRTDQYRNMFKLALATAKESIFFRPLNSENRKMLLSGTMKRPSYKSKGKLQPQAEHLACFAGGMVALAAKVFEQPEEMDTARELVDGCLWAYNSTTTKIMPEIFTALPCEKPDWEDCAWDEDAWYRAVADKSSTGVARAQYMETAQEVIANSKLAPGFVRVTDSRYILRPEAIESVFVLYRITGDIRFQYQAWEMFQAITNATRTSIAFAALQDVTKEDKALIDNMESFWTAETLKYFFLIFSEPDVISLDDYVFNTEAHPLLRPK; the protein is encoded by the exons ATGCCCCCGTCGTCACGCCGCTACTTGTCACTCACTCTCCTTGCCATTGCCTTCTTTGTTATCCTCTCCAACTTGTCCAATACTCACAGCAGATCACCTCGTCGGGCCCCACCTGCAATCGACAGAGTCCTGAACCCCGGCTGGTTCAAGCCCAGATTCAGGTGGAGAGACGTCAAGCAAAAGCACCccatcaccaacaccaaGCTTACCGAGTTACCCACGGGCCCACATGCCGAGATCCCTCGAGTACAGCACGACTTCGAGCCCGAATCCTTAGGGCACACTCTCTGGCGGAGGAATCGCTTGCGAGCGGTGGAAGAAGCATTTCGGCACTCGTGGGATGGCTACAAGAAAAACGCATGGCTGCAAGATGAGGTCTCTCCGCTGAGTGGGAAAGCCCGGAACCCTTTTGGTGGATGGGGTGCAACGCTCGTGGACTCGCTAGATACATTATGGATATTGGGCATGAAAAATGAGTTTGAGAGCGCGGTGGCCGccatcaagaagatcgacTTGACGACCCCGGCACTGCTAGAGCTCAACGTCTTTGAGACCACCATACGCTATCTTGGCGGCATGCTTGCTGCTTATGATGTAAGCGGTCGTCAATATCAAGTGCTCTTGGATAAGTCTGTCGAGCTGGGCGAGATGCTCATTCTTGCTTTCGACACGCCAAACAGGATGCCTGTGACGAGGTGGAACTGGAAGAAGGCTGCACTGGGAGAGGATCAGGAGCCCAAGGTCCACTCCCTCCTTGCCGAGATAGGGTCGCTGACACTGGAGTTCACACGATTGTCCCAGCTCACTGGCGATCCAAAGTGGTATGACGCCGTCGCTCGCGTGACGGACGTCTTAGAGAAAGCGCAGAATACGACCAGGTTACCAGGGCTATGGCCGACCTTTGTCAATGCTAGAGATAATGACTTCCAGCGTGACTCCACTTTCACTCTTGGGGGGATGGCCGATTCGCTGTACGAATATTTACCGAAGGAACACATTATGCTGGCCGGCCGGACCGATCAGTATCGTAACATGTTCAAACTTGCTCTCGCTACCGCGaaagagagtatattttTCCGCCCATTGAACTCGGAGAATCGTAAAATGCTTCTCTCGGGCACAATGAAGCGGCCTTCTTACAAAAGTAAGGGCAAACTGCAGCCTCAAGCTGAACATCTCGCCTGTTTCGCCGGCGGCATGGTAGCATTGGCTGCCAAAGTCTTCGAACAGCCCGAGGAAATGGATACGGCCCGAGAGCTTGTCGACGGCTGCCTCTGGGCATATAACAGTACCACAACGAAGATCATGCCCGAGATCTTTACCGCACTTCCGTGTGAAAAGCCGGATTGGGAAGACTGCGCCTGGGACGAAGACGCTTGGTATCGTGCTGTGGCCGACAAATCGAGCACTGGTGTTGCCCGTGCACAATATATGGAGACTGCTCAAGAAGTGATTGCCAACAGCAAGCTGGCCCCAGGATTCGTCCGTGTCACTGACTCTCGCTATATCTTACGACCAGAGGCCATCGAATCAGTCTTCGTTTTGTACAGAATTACAGGTGATATCAGGTTTCAGTACCAAGCTTGGGAAATGTTCCAGGCTATAACGAATGCGACGCGCACGTCTATCGCGTTTGCTGCGTTGCAAGATGTCACCAAGGAGGACAAGGCGCTCATCGATAATATGGAGAGCTTCTG GACCGCTGAGACATTGAAGTACTTCTTTCTCATATTTAGCGAACCGGACGTGATTAGTCTGGATGACTATGTATT CAACACCGAAGCACATCCGCTGCTGCGGCCCAAGTAG
- a CDS encoding uncharacterized protein (BUSCO:EOG09261ZFN) encodes MLGMQNGENMASGPAYGHRQTQSFAVKPSMSPDENGLPPSSFHQAQPSLGGFGNRHTNRNSIQPINTGRMSQSYNPQDMQTPQTGYDMNFTPLLPTNLLMGSPFQPGSPTTFQSPQFQSFPTQSNGRGHQSQMSQAFGQQQVLSPGAYQPLGSPPLQSSSYFGSMQSPTTGFNAFQGQQLGAYGTAMHGISPGIVSGTSRTVYLGNIPPDTSAEEILGHVRSGQIESVRLLPDKNCAFISFLDASSATHFHSDAILKKLSIKGQDIKIGWGKPSSVPTSVALAVQQSGASRNVYLGNLSEDVTEEELREDLSKFGPIDTVKIVREKAIGFVHFLSIGNAIKAVTQLPQEPKWQAPRRVYYGKDRCAYVSKTQQQNAAQYLGIAPGYAHVLNGADRDLITNALAQQSVAAAAVATTAGGVNNLGNRTVYLGNIHPETTIEEICNVVRGGLLHHIRYIPDKHICFVTFIDPTSAASFYALSNLQGLMIHNRRLKIGWGKHSGALPPAIALAVSGGASRNVYIGNLDETWTEDRLRQDFQEYGEIELVNTLREKSCAFVNFTNIANAIKAIEAVRGKEEYKRFKVNFGKDRCGNPPRQIINNQHLQQQQQSSENGVGSPSPVNGLAPQSHRAQHSVSPASSGPGGYNPLQGPTASTIFNTGSNNPLTLYLAATQQNAQAVAEQQAAQLQRSLSPSDYGVQASFQQSQPSSATHLSNQQAFYSSPNEVAATRSAGLEPPSHNHFGHGSHQSVNITNGMHALNSYSNQASQSSASRSAHSRAVSLPAFSLQAAQQNQSQQLSGLGYSAEGYGLGVSPGLPGWAEEEVA; translated from the coding sequence ATGCTTGGCATGCAGAACGGCGAGAACATGGCTTCTGGTCCGGCCTATGGCCATCGCCAGACCCAATCCTTTGCCGTCAAACCATCGATGAGTCCTGATGAGAATGGCCTCCCACCGAGCTCGTTTCATCAGGCTCAGCCATCTCTGGGTGGCTTTGGAAACCGGCACACCAACAGGAATAGCATCCAGCCCATCAACACTGGCCGCATGAGCCAGAGCTACAACCCGCAAGACATGCAGACTCCTCAGACTGGCTACGACATGAACTTTACACCACTTCTCCCCACCAATTTGTTGATGGGCAGCCCCTTTCAGCCAGGCTCGCCGACCACCTTCCAATCCCCGCAGTTTCAGAGCTTCCCGACGCAATCCAATGGACGCGGTCACCAGAGCCAGATGAGCCAAGCCTTCGGACAACAGCAGGTCCTGTCGCCAGGTGCGTACCAGCCACTTGGCTCGCCGCCGCTTCAATCCTCGTCGTATTTTGGAAGTATGCAGTCGCCAACAACGGGCTTCAATGCTTTCCAAGGCCAACAACTCGGTGCATACGGCACGGCCATGCATGGCATTTCTCCTGGCATCGTCTCTGGCACCAGCCGAACTGTCTATCTGGGCAACATCCCTCCGGACACTTCTGCTGAAGAGATCCTTGGTCATGTCCGAAGTGGCCAGATTGAGTCTGTCCGCCTGCTGCCAGACAAGAACTGCGCCTTCATCTCTTTCCTGGACGCTAGCTCGGCCACTCACTTCCACTCAGACGCAATCTTGAAGAAGCTGTCAATCAAGGGTCAGGACATCAAGATCGGTTGGGGCAAGCCATCCTCGGTGCCTACTTCAGTCGCTCTGGCAGTCCAGCAGTCGGGCGCATCCCGTAATGTCTATCTTGGCAACCTCTCCGAGGACGTCACTGAGGAGGAGCTACGCGAGGACCTCAGCAAGTTCGGCCCCATCGACACTGTTAAGATCGTGCGTGAGAAGGCCATTGGCTTCGTCCATTTCCTGTCCATTGGCAACGCAATCAAGGCTGTCACTCAGCTGCCACAAGAGCCCAAATGGCAGGCGCCTCGTCGTGTGTACTACGGCAAAGATCGCTGTGCATATGTGTCGAagacacagcagcagaacgcTGCGCAGTACTTGGGCATTGCTCCAGGTTATGCGCACGTCCTGAATGGTGCCGACCGCGACCTCATTACTAATGCTCTGGCCCAGCAATccgtcgctgctgccgccgtagCGACCACCGCGGGCGGCGTCAACAACCTGGGCAACCGTACTGTCTATCTTGGTAACATCCACCCAGAAACCACTATCGAAGAAATTTGCAACGTGGTGCGCGGTGGATTGTTGCACCACATTCGATATATCCCAGACAAGCACATTTGCTTCGTCACATTCATCGACCCAACTTCGGCAGCATCATTCTACGCCCTGAGCAATCTTCAGGGACTCATGATTCACAACAGACGCCTGAAGATTGGCTGGGGTAAGCACTCTGGTGCACTTCCACCTGCCATTGCTTTGGCAGTATCCGGTGGTGCTTCGCGTAATGTTTACATTGGTAATTTGGACGAGACCTGGACCGAGGACCGCTTGAGACAGGACTTCCAGGAATATGGTGAAATCGAGCTCGTGAACACATTGAGGGAGAAGAGCTGTGCATTTGTGAACTTTACCAACATCGCCAACGCAATCAAGGCTATCGAGGCTGTCAGAGGAAAAGAGGAGTACAAGCGATTCAAGGTCAATTTCGGCAAGGATCGATGCGGCAACCCACCAAGACAGATCATCAACAACCAGCacttgcagcagcaacaacagtcGAGTGAGAACGGCGTGGGATCACCCTCTCCCGTGAACGGTCTGGCACCACAGTCGCACAGAGCTCAGCACTCTGTCTCGCCAGCGAGCTCTGGTCCGGGTGGCTACAACCCTCTGCAAGGCCCGACCGCGTCGACAATCTTCAATACTGGCAGCAATAATCCGTTGACCTTGTACCTTGCGGCCACCCAGCAGAACGCTCAGGCCGTCGCTGAACAGCAAGCCGCTCAGCTCCAGCGCAGCTTGAGCCCCTCGGATTATGGAGTCCAGGCATCATTCCAGCAATCTCAGCCATCGTCCGCCACTCACCTCTCGAACCAGCAAGCATTCTACAGCTCACCTAATGAGGTTGCTGCCACACGATCTGCTGGTCTGGAGCCTCCTTCCCACAACCACTTTGGTCATGGAAGCCACCAAAGCGTGAACATCACGAATGGCATGCATGCTCTCAATTCTTACTCGAACCAGGCGAGTCAAAGCAGTGCTTCGCGAAGCGCTCATAGCCGCGCCGTCAGCTTGCCCGCCTTCTCTCTCCAGGCTGCGCAGCAAAATCAATCGCAGCAGCTTTCTGGCTTGGGATACAGCGCTGAAGGCTACGGTCTTGGCGTGTCTCCAGGTCTGCCAGGCTGGGCTGAGGAAGAGGTGgcatag
- a CDS encoding uncharacterized protein (BUSCO:EOG09262M7B), with the protein MATVNIRRDVADPFYRYKMERIQSKVEGKGNGIKTVIVNLSQVAHQLARPPNYVIKYFGFELGAQTNIDPKDDRWIINGAHEAGKLQDYLDGFINKFVLCKECKNPETVVNIKDGEILFDCKACGKISKADLRHKLSGYILKDAPKKGKKDKSTKKADRKARKEAERNGTAEKDGSPGDSGSDPVDEEAEDEGNASDDDLTRKINAEAKELAEVKEKEVEWSVDMSEAAVKARAQALPDDLKNTLVIENGEDGEGGDNVYEELGKWIESKAEEEGGVSKVKDVDIYLKAKELGVETKHRTPAVLAQCIFDDSIVKQIEGRASMLKKLITSDRHEKAFLGGIERFVGIDKPNLIPSVSAILLKVYENDLVSDDNLKAWCGKASKKYVDLQTSRKVRKSAEKFLEWLENAESDEEESDDE; encoded by the coding sequence ATGGCTACTGTCAACATTCGTCGCGATGTCGCCGATCCCTTTTACCGCTACAAGATGGAGCGCATCCAGTCCAAGGTAGAGGGCAAGGGTAACGGCATCAAGACCGTCATCGTCAACCTGAGCCAGGTGGCCCATCAACTCGCACGTCCTCCAAACTATGTCATCAAGTACTTCGGATTCGAGCTGGGCGCCCAGACTAACATTGACCCCAAAGATGACCGCTGGATCATCAACGGCGCTCACGAGGCAGGCAAGCTGCAGGACTACCTCGATGGCTTCATCAACAAGTTCGTGCTGTGCAAGGAATGCAAGAACCCAGAGACCGTCGTCAATATCAAGGATGGCGAGATTTTGTTCGACTGCAAGGCTTGCGGCAAGATCAGCAAGGCTGACTTGCGTCACAAGCTGTCGGGCTACATCTTGAAGGATGCACcaaagaagggcaagaaggacaagtcCACCAAGAAGGCAGACCGCAAGGCTCGCAAGGAGGCTGAGCGCAACGGCACAGCCGAGAAGGACGGCAGCCCCGGTGACAGCGGCTCTGATCCTGTCGATGAGGAAGCTGAGGACGAGGGTAACGccagcgacgatgatctTACTAGGAAAATCAACGCCGAGGCCAAGGAACTCGCCGAAGTTAAGGAGAAAGAAGTCGAATGGTCCGTGGACATGTCTGAAGCCGCCGTCAAGGCTCGTGCTCAGGCTCTGCCTGACGATCTCAAGAACACCCTCGTCATCGAGAACGGCGAAGACGGAGAAGGCGGCGACAACGTCTATGAAGAGCTTGGCAAGTGGATCGAAAgcaaggctgaggaggaaggaggcgTTTCCAAAGTCAAGGATGTCGACATCTACTTGAAGGCTAAGGAACTCGGCGTCGAGACCAAGCACCGCACTCCAGCTGTTCTTGCTCAGTGCATCTTTGACGATAGCATTgtcaagcagatcgaggGTCGTGCATCCATGCTCAAGAAGTTGATCACCTCAGACCGCCACGAGAAGGCATTCTTGGGTGGCATTGAGCGCTTCGTCGGCATTGACAAGCCAAATCTTATCCCATCGGTCAGCGCTATCCTGCTCAAGGTCTACGAGAACGACCTCGTCTCCGACGACAACCTCAAGGCTTGGTGTGGCAAGGCCAGCAAGAAGTACGTCGACTTGCAGACCTCCCGCAAGGTCCGCAAGAGTGCCGAAAAGTTCCTCGAGTGGCTCGAGAACGCAGAGTCGGACGAAGAGGAATCTGACGACGAGTAA